Proteins co-encoded in one Cinclus cinclus chromosome Z, bCinCin1.1, whole genome shotgun sequence genomic window:
- the RGS7BP gene encoding regulator of G-protein signaling 7-binding protein isoform X2 has product MYTTEMLKSICLLGSLQFHRKGKEPCGPPKILDTKVEESSEVPILEDTSLSPTDIQQHLWQVSTDIENTERYERNEKPFK; this is encoded by the exons ATGTACACAACAGAAATGCTGAAGTCCATATGTCTGCTAGGATCACTGCAGTTTCATCGGAAAG gaaaagaaccCTGTGGCCCGCCCAAGATCTTAGATACTAAAGTTGAGGAGAGTTCTGAAGTACCTATTTTAGAAGACACGTCATTATCACCAACAGATATTCAACAGCATCTATGGCAGGTTTCCACAGATATTGAAAACACTGAAAG ATATGAGAGAAATGAAAAACCTTTTAAGTAA